In Phacochoerus africanus isolate WHEZ1 chromosome 14, ROS_Pafr_v1, whole genome shotgun sequence, one genomic interval encodes:
- the JUP gene encoding junction plakoglobin yields the protein MEVMNLIEQPIKVTEWQQTYTYDSGIHSGANTCVPSVSSKGLMEEDEACGRQYTLKKTTTYTQAVPQSQGDLEYQMSTTARAKRVREAMCPGVTGEDSSLLLATQVEGQTTNLQRLAEPSQLLKSAIVHLINYQDDAELATRALPELTKLLNDEDPVVVTKAAMIVNQLSKKEASRRALMGSPQLVAAVVRTMQNTSDLDTARCTTSILHNLSHHREGLLAIFKSGGIPALVRMLSSPVESVLFYAITTLHNLLLYQEGAKMAVRLADGLQKMVPLLNKNNPKFLAITTDCLQLLAYGNQESKLIILANGGPQALVQIMRNYSYEKLLWTTSRVLKVLSVCPSNKPAIVEAGGMQALGKHLTSNSPRLVQNCLWTLRNLSDVATKQEGLESVLKILVNQLSVDDVNVLTCATGTLSNLTCNNSKNKTLVTQNSGVEALIHAILRAGDKDDITEPAVCALRHLTSRHPEAEMAQNSVRLNYGIPAIVKLLNQPNQWPLVKATIGLIRNLALCPANHAPLQEASVIPRLVQLLVKAHQDAQRHVAAGTQQPYTDGVRMEEIVEGCTGALHILARDPMNRMEIFRLNTIPLFVQLLYSSVENIQRVAAGVLCELAQDKEAADAIDAEGASSPLMELLHSRNEGTATYAAAVLFRISEDKNPDYRKRVSVELTNSLFKHDPAAWEAAQSMIPINEPYADDMDATYRPMYSSDVPLDTLEMHMDMDGDYPMDAYSDGLRPPYPAADHMLA from the exons ATGGAGGTGATGAACCTGATCGAACAGCCCATCAAGGTGACCGAGTGGCAGCAGACATACACCTATGACTCGGGCATCCACTCGGGGGCCAACACCTGCGTGCCCTCGGTCAGCAGCAAAGGCCTCATGGAGGAGGACGAGGCCTGCGGGCGCCAGTACACGCTCAAAAAGACCACCACCTACACCCAGGCGGTGCCCCAAAGCCAAG GCGACCTGGAGTACCAGATGTCCACGACGGCCAGAGCCAAGCGGGTGCGGGAGGCCATGTGTCCCGGTGTGACGGGAGAGGACAGCTCGCTGCTGCTGGCCACCCAGGTGGAGGGGCAGACCACCAACCTGCAGCGGCTGGCCGAGCCATCCCAGCTCCTCAAGTCGGCCATCGTGCATCTCATCAACTACCAGGACGACGCTGAGCTGGCCACCCGGGCCCTGCCCGAGCTCACCAAACTGCTCAACGACGAGGACCCG gtggTGGTGACCAAGGCGGCCATGATCGTGAACCAGCTGTCGAAGAAGGAGGCGTCTCGGCGGGCGCTGATGGGCTCGCCCCAGCTGGTGGCAGCCGTCGTGCGCACCATGCAGAACACCAGCGACCTGGACACGGCCCGCTGCACCACCAGCATCCTGCACAACCTCTCCCACCACCGCGAGGGGCTGCTTGCCATCTTCAAGTCCGGCGGCATCCCTGCCCTGGTCCGCATGCTCAG CTCCCCTGTGGAGTCCGTCCTGTTCTACGCCATCACCACGCTGCACAACCTGCTGCTCTACCAGGAGGGCGCCAAGATGGCAGTGCGCCTGGCCGACGGGCTACAGAAGATGGTGCCCCTGCTGAACAAGAACAACCCCAAGTTCCTGGCCATCACCACCGACtgcctgcagctcctggcctatggcAACCAGGAGAGCAAG ctcATCATCCTGGCCAATGGAGGACCCCAGGCCCTCGTGCAGATCATGCGCAACTATAGTTACGAGAAGCTGCTCTGGACCACCAGCCGCGTGCTTAAGGTGCTGTCTGTGTGTCCCAGCAATAAGCCTGCCATTGTGGAGGCCG gTGGGATGCAGGCCCTGGGCAAACACCTGACAAGCAACAGCCCCCGCCTCGTGCAGAACTGCCTCTGGACCCTGCGTAACCTCTCGGACGTGGCCACCAAGCAG gagGGCCTGGAGAGTGTACTGAAGATTCTGGTGAACCAGCTGAGCGTGGACGATGTCAACGTCCTCACCTGTGCCACGGGCACTCTGTCCAACCTGACCTGCAACAACAGCAAGAACAAGACGCTGGTGACGCAGAACAGCGGCGTGGAGGCGCTCATCCACGCCATCCTGCGCGCGGGCGACAAGGATGACATCACGGAGCCCGCCGTCTGCGCCCTGCGCCACCTCACCAGCCGCCACCCCGAGGCGGAGATGGCCCAGAACTCCGTGCGCCTCAACTACGGCATCCCGGCCATCGTCAAGCTGCTCAACCAGCCCAACCAGTGGCCACTGGTCAAG GCAACCATCGGTCTGATCAGGAATCTGGCCCTGTGCCCAGCCAACCATGCCCCACTGCAGGAGGCATCGGTCATCCCCCGCCTCGTCCAGCTGCTGGTCAAGGCCCATCAGGATGCCCAGCGTCACGTGGctgcaggcacacagcagccctaCACG GATGGCGTGAGGATGGAGGAGATTGTGGAGGGCTGCACCGGAGCCCTGCACATCCTCGCCCGGGATCCCATGAACCGCATGGAGATCTTCCGACTCAACACCATCCCCCTGTTTGTGCAG ctcctgtACTCTTCCGTGGAGAACATCCAGCGTGTGGCCGCAGGGGTGCTGTGCGAGCTGGCCCAGGACAAGGAGGCGGCTGACGCTATTGATGCCGAGGGGGCCTCGTCCCCcctcatggagctcctgcactccCGCAATGAGGGCACTG CCACCTATGCTGCTGCTGTCTTGTTCCGCATCTCTGAGGACAAGAACCCAGATTACCGTAAGCGTGTGTCTGTGGAACTCACCAACTCCCTCTTCAAGCACGACCCTGCAGCCTGGGAGGCT gCCCAGAGCATGATTCCCATCAATGAACCCTATGCCGATG ACATGGATGCCACCTACCGCCCCATGTACTCAAGTGACGTGCCCCTGGACACCCTGGAGATGCACATGGACATGGACGGGGACTATCCCATGGACGCCTACAGCGATGGCCTCAGGCCCCCCTACCCCGCTGCAGACCACATGCTGGCCTAG